In Candidatus Bathyarchaeia archaeon, the following are encoded in one genomic region:
- the rpl12p gene encoding 50S ribosomal protein P1, with protein sequence MEYVYAAMLLHKAGKEINEENLTQVLTAAGINVDAVRVKALVASLAEVNIDEAIKSAPTMMAAPAAAPAAAALAAEAKPKGEEKKKKEEEEKAKEEAALEGLGALFG encoded by the coding sequence ATGGAATATGTTTACGCTGCCATGCTTCTTCACAAGGCTGGAAAGGAGATAAACGAGGAAAACTTAACGCAAGTTTTGACAGCAGCAGGCATAAATGTTGATGCTGTGAGGGTTAAGGCTTTAGTGGCTTCCTTAGCTGAAGTGAATATTGACGAAGCGATTAAGTCTGCTCCCACAATGATGGCTGCACCTGCAGCAGCGCCGGCAGCAGCGGCACTAGCGGCAGAAGCTAAACCAAAAGGAGAAGAGAAGAAAAAGAAGGAAGAAGAGGAGAAAGCCAAGGAAGAGGCAGCGCTTGAAGGTTTAGGCGCACTTTTTGGCTAG
- a CDS encoding geranylgeranylglycerol-phosphate geranylgeranyltransferase, producing MQKFVGYLRLMRPVNCLMMGFAVIVGAALASSSELGVFWQNLAYGFFTGFFLTGASMAINDYYDREIDAINEPNRPIPSGVIKPKNALVFAFILTATGFVSAYLTNILCLFTALIAWIVFVIYITIGKRSGLPGNLLVSTCVAIPFIYGSVAIANEVKTNVLIFVSMVFLSNTGREITKGIVDIEGDKARNVKTLAVRFGERAAAVAASVFYLSAVLLSPVPWLLNIVSLWFIPFVAVTDFGLVASSILLLRDYSRENARKIKNIVLLWFVFGLVAFLVGVLVL from the coding sequence ATGCAGAAATTCGTTGGTTATCTGCGTTTGATGCGTCCAGTTAATTGTTTAATGATGGGTTTCGCGGTAATAGTCGGCGCGGCGCTTGCAAGCTCAAGTGAGTTAGGCGTTTTTTGGCAGAATTTAGCTTATGGCTTTTTCACTGGTTTCTTTCTTACTGGCGCTTCCATGGCGATAAATGATTATTACGACCGGGAAATAGACGCCATAAATGAACCGAATCGCCCGATTCCAAGCGGGGTAATCAAGCCAAAAAATGCCCTAGTCTTCGCATTTATCCTTACTGCCACAGGTTTTGTGTCTGCATATTTAACAAATATTCTCTGTCTATTTACCGCCTTAATTGCTTGGATAGTTTTCGTTATTTATATCACAATTGGAAAACGTAGCGGATTACCCGGGAATCTTCTTGTGAGCACATGTGTGGCAATACCCTTTATCTATGGCAGCGTAGCAATCGCTAATGAAGTCAAAACAAACGTCTTAATTTTCGTCTCTATGGTTTTTCTTTCTAACACGGGCAGAGAAATAACCAAGGGAATCGTGGATATTGAGGGAGACAAAGCGCGAAACGTGAAAACTTTGGCTGTGCGTTTTGGTGAAAGAGCCGCGGCTGTTGCGGCTTCGGTATTTTATCTTTCTGCGGTTTTACTTAGTCCTGTTCCGTGGCTTTTAAACATCGTTTCTTTATGGTTTATTCCATTTGTTGCAGTAACTGATTTTGGGCTTGTTGCTTCTTCAATTCTGCTTCTAAGGGATTATTCGAGAGAAAACGCCAGAAAAATCAAGAACATTGTTCTGTTATGGTTTGTTTTTGGATTAGTAGCTTTCCTTGTCGGTGTTCTTGTATTGTGA
- a CDS encoding DUF47 family protein → MLPAETEERVKRRALTVCQDHLRKVLDVTRKVPQMIDCFMRNDKEKAKQLFTEIRSGEEEVDKARRLVSQELAEIGAILLSREDFLRFTNLTSEIADFSEGIAFRLVEIMEHNWNVSGDIKKDLLKLSEAVLDAVVRLRETVMVLSYGPAKAMEKAKDVEVAERAVDELYREFEIKLLSSKLEFPVLILLRDVLQLLEDSADKAEDASDAARILSLIM, encoded by the coding sequence GTGCTTCCAGCAGAAACTGAAGAACGTGTAAAACGGCGAGCCTTAACCGTTTGTCAAGACCACCTAAGAAAAGTCTTAGACGTCACTCGAAAGGTTCCACAAATGATAGACTGTTTTATGCGAAACGATAAGGAAAAAGCAAAACAGCTTTTCACTGAAATCAGAAGCGGCGAAGAAGAAGTTGACAAAGCCAGACGACTGGTTTCGCAGGAACTTGCAGAGATAGGCGCTATTCTTCTTAGCAGAGAAGACTTTTTGAGGTTTACCAACTTGACAAGCGAAATTGCGGACTTCTCTGAAGGTATAGCCTTCAGGCTAGTTGAAATTATGGAGCACAATTGGAACGTTTCGGGAGACATAAAGAAAGATTTGCTTAAGCTTTCCGAGGCTGTTTTGGACGCTGTTGTTAGGCTTAGAGAGACTGTAATGGTTCTGAGTTATGGTCCCGCTAAAGCTATGGAAAAAGCTAAGGACGTTGAGGTTGCTGAAAGGGCTGTTGATGAGCTTTACCGCGAGTTTGAAATAAAACTTCTAAGCAGCAAGTTAGAGTTTCCCGTGTTGATTTTATTAAGAGATGTTCTGCAACTTCTTGAGGATTCTGCTGACAAGGCGGAAGATGCTTCCGATGCTGCACGAATCTTATCTTTGATTATGTGA
- a CDS encoding RNA methyltransferase → MNEKKISIAIPASVVSDTPHLREKTSKIGLIGRAAAIFKVDEIIVYPDNPETNQRHEIDLIATLLAYIETPQYLRKRLFKLKPTLRYAGILPPLRTPHHPLNRKTKDLKIGEYREGVTLSNKENGTLIDIGVEKPAIIQNKQLPKNKRITVKITKINEQAQVETASREEIPHYWGYTITPETQPFVKMLKNRNFDLTIATSKYGTPFVDASEEISERWQPAQKILVAFGAPTQGLYEIVKREGFNLDDVVDFIVNTIPTQGTETVRTEEALIASLAILNMHLRF, encoded by the coding sequence TTGAACGAGAAAAAAATTTCGATAGCCATACCTGCTTCGGTTGTTTCTGACACTCCTCATTTACGTGAAAAAACATCAAAAATAGGTCTTATCGGAAGAGCAGCCGCAATTTTCAAAGTAGACGAAATCATAGTTTACCCAGATAACCCGGAAACAAATCAAAGACATGAGATAGATTTAATCGCAACCTTGCTCGCTTACATAGAAACACCCCAGTATCTAAGAAAAAGATTGTTCAAACTCAAACCAACACTACGATACGCAGGAATACTTCCACCATTACGCACACCACACCACCCATTAAACCGCAAAACAAAAGATTTGAAAATCGGCGAATACCGAGAAGGAGTAACACTATCTAACAAGGAAAATGGCACACTCATAGACATAGGCGTAGAAAAACCAGCAATAATCCAAAATAAACAATTACCAAAAAACAAGCGCATAACCGTAAAAATAACCAAGATAAACGAGCAAGCACAAGTTGAAACCGCAAGCCGCGAAGAAATACCCCATTATTGGGGATACACAATCACCCCTGAAACACAACCATTCGTGAAAATGTTAAAAAACAGAAATTTCGATTTAACCATCGCCACCTCCAAATATGGCACTCCATTTGTAGATGCATCCGAAGAAATTTCAGAACGATGGCAACCAGCACAAAAAATTCTTGTAGCGTTCGGTGCGCCAACTCAAGGCTTGTACGAAATAGTAAAACGTGAAGGGTTCAACTTGGACGATGTAGTAGATTTTATCGTCAACACAATTCCAACGCAAGGAACGGAGACTGTTAGAACAGAAGAAGCACTCATAGCGTCTTTAGCAATCTTAAACATGCACTTACGATTTTAA
- the glyS gene encoding glycine--tRNA ligase — translation MIDKTKNLDKFAIIDELARRRGFFWQSYEMYGGVSGFATYGPLGAKLKQNIENKLRELFVNKLGILEIESPIIAPSKVFEASGHVDHFKEAMVECLKCKKRFRADHLLQEFAKITEAEAEKLSLKELKTAIKKHNIKCPECSGAFSEPKLFLTMFKTTIGPYSGAVGYGRPEAAQGIFVEFRRLYEMAREKLPFGVLQIGHALRNEISPRQGLIRLREFTIVDLEFFFDPEEPDCFLLKDVENEKLRLLLAETKLRESDEITEVTVKEALKKGLIKAEWQAVFMAYAKKLLMDLGVPAEKQRFIEKLPWERAHYSLQSFDQEVYVERWGWVEVSGHAYRADYDLKQHMNFSGEDLQVYKEYAKPVEKEQLIIKPVMAKLGPTFKAEAAKVAELFSKADPEKVEASLKKNKYYMLGKYKILPEHVMITRQKVVERGKRFIPHVVEPSFGSDRLVYVALEYAYNVKDDRAVLSFPRDIAPIQVGVYPLVSKDGLPQKALEVYTMLLDEGFAVEYDEAGSIGRRYARADEIGAALGVTVDYETLKNDTVTIRDRDSWKQVRTKIQNLPELLRKYFKKKINFEDLGKPL, via the coding sequence TTGATTGATAAGACTAAAAATTTGGACAAGTTTGCAATAATTGACGAGTTAGCGCGCCGCAGAGGCTTCTTTTGGCAATCATACGAAATGTATGGCGGAGTAAGCGGCTTCGCAACTTACGGTCCTTTAGGCGCAAAACTAAAGCAGAACATCGAAAACAAACTTCGAGAACTCTTCGTAAACAAACTAGGCATCTTAGAAATAGAATCTCCAATAATCGCTCCAAGCAAGGTATTCGAAGCCTCAGGCCACGTGGACCATTTCAAAGAAGCCATGGTGGAATGTCTAAAATGCAAGAAACGATTCCGCGCAGACCATCTACTCCAAGAATTCGCAAAAATAACCGAGGCTGAAGCTGAAAAGCTAAGTCTAAAAGAATTGAAAACCGCAATCAAAAAACATAATATTAAATGTCCAGAATGCAGCGGCGCTTTCAGCGAACCAAAACTGTTCCTAACAATGTTTAAAACCACGATAGGTCCGTATTCCGGCGCGGTTGGTTATGGAAGACCCGAAGCAGCGCAAGGAATTTTTGTAGAGTTTCGGCGTTTGTACGAAATGGCTCGAGAAAAGCTTCCCTTTGGCGTTCTGCAAATTGGTCACGCGTTAAGAAACGAAATTTCACCGAGGCAAGGGCTCATACGATTGAGAGAATTCACAATAGTGGATTTAGAATTCTTTTTTGACCCTGAAGAACCCGACTGTTTTCTCTTGAAAGATGTTGAAAATGAAAAGTTGCGGCTTTTGCTTGCTGAGACCAAACTACGGGAATCTGACGAAATAACTGAAGTTACTGTAAAAGAGGCACTAAAGAAAGGTCTAATCAAAGCAGAGTGGCAAGCAGTTTTCATGGCTTACGCCAAAAAACTATTAATGGATTTAGGTGTTCCAGCCGAAAAACAACGTTTCATAGAGAAACTTCCTTGGGAAAGAGCCCATTATTCGCTTCAGAGTTTTGACCAAGAAGTTTACGTTGAACGTTGGGGTTGGGTAGAAGTTTCTGGGCACGCTTACAGGGCAGATTACGACTTAAAACAACACATGAACTTCAGCGGAGAAGACTTGCAAGTTTACAAAGAATATGCTAAACCAGTCGAGAAGGAACAGCTAATCATAAAGCCAGTGATGGCTAAGCTTGGTCCAACGTTTAAAGCTGAAGCTGCGAAAGTGGCGGAGCTTTTTTCTAAAGCTGACCCAGAGAAGGTTGAGGCTTCTCTGAAGAAGAACAAATACTACATGCTTGGAAAATACAAGATTCTTCCAGAACACGTAATGATTACACGGCAAAAGGTTGTTGAACGCGGAAAGCGTTTCATCCCGCACGTTGTTGAACCCAGTTTCGGCTCTGACAGGCTTGTTTATGTCGCCCTTGAGTACGCCTACAATGTTAAGGATGATAGAGCTGTGCTAAGCTTCCCTCGTGATATTGCGCCAATACAAGTCGGCGTTTATCCTCTTGTAAGCAAAGATGGACTGCCCCAAAAAGCATTAGAAGTGTATACCATGCTACTCGATGAAGGTTTCGCAGTTGAATATGACGAAGCGGGTTCAATTGGTAGAAGATACGCTCGTGCAGACGAAATCGGCGCAGCCTTAGGCGTAACAGTTGATTATGAAACACTGAAAAACGATACAGTAACTATTCGCGACCGCGATTCATGGAAACAAGTCAGAACCAAAATCCAGAACCTGCCAGAGCTTCTGCGCAAATATTTCAAGAAGAAAATCAATTTTGAAGATTTAGGTAAGCCACTCTAA
- the endA gene encoding tRNA-intron lyase → MPKKIEVEFIENFLVVWDSTKGSELYKMGFYGKPLGISKPKIPEFNVPLVLDLMEGLYLATKGIITIYEGIDKKKVSLVKLRQRARQLYEDFDEKYAVYRDLRDDGLIVTPGIKFGCDFAVYKYGPGVEHAPYMVSVKSAKSEITATDIVKAGRLATTVRKRFIIAVPNVEKGKIRYLIFKWFKA, encoded by the coding sequence ATGCCTAAAAAAATAGAAGTGGAGTTCATCGAAAACTTCTTAGTGGTGTGGGATTCAACTAAGGGCTCAGAACTTTACAAAATGGGTTTCTACGGAAAACCTTTAGGAATTTCTAAACCAAAAATTCCGGAATTCAATGTTCCGCTTGTTTTAGATTTGATGGAAGGCTTGTATCTTGCAACGAAGGGAATTATAACCATCTATGAGGGCATTGACAAGAAGAAAGTTAGTCTAGTTAAGTTACGTCAAAGAGCTAGGCAATTGTATGAAGATTTTGACGAGAAATACGCTGTTTATCGAGATTTGCGAGATGACGGATTAATCGTCACACCAGGGATAAAGTTCGGATGTGACTTTGCTGTTTACAAATATGGTCCTGGTGTTGAACACGCGCCGTATATGGTGTCTGTTAAAAGTGCCAAGTCTGAAATTACCGCCACTGACATTGTTAAAGCTGGAAGACTAGCGACAACCGTCAGAAAAAGATTCATTATTGCAGTGCCGAACGTAGAGAAGGGAAAAATACGATATCTAATTTTTAAGTGGTTCAAAGCCTAA
- a CDS encoding NDP-sugar synthase → MRDNYAPERLRVIIPVGGKAKRLLPLTAETSKACIRLLNRPLIEFSLLSLARQGIRNFIFGVKGYTNYRDLHDYFESGYGFSTRYGISPRVHIKYQPNVDDLGSADSARINMEYYNVRDPVFAVQGDNIFDVNVKELVEFHRKKGATMTIALREVADVEGYGIADINKDMKISRFVEKPTPKEAPSNLANTGLYMVSPEIKKIFKEKGVKQIIKEKNRLDFGFDFIPYLIKTGRPVYGYTLKGSWYDVGSPKRYLEAMQDMLNGRFSSLKDFGGRIGEETRVWVQGESSESQKRRQEIIRKIKQGRIEIEGAVLIGRHCEISDGVRLVNSCIDNYTKIGKNAVIENSAILDRVIIEEKAEIKDSIVGRHVTVLSSPRKQTTIEGVSVVADDVTIAEGCKLTATKVYPHQYVRGEFNNQTLMPG, encoded by the coding sequence TTGCGTGACAACTACGCACCAGAAAGACTAAGAGTGATAATTCCAGTAGGCGGCAAAGCCAAACGCTTATTACCGCTTACAGCGGAAACCAGCAAGGCCTGCATCCGTCTCTTGAATAGACCGTTAATAGAATTTTCGCTTCTATCTCTTGCACGTCAAGGCATCCGAAACTTCATTTTCGGAGTGAAAGGTTACACGAATTATAGAGATTTACATGACTATTTTGAGTCAGGCTATGGATTTTCCACAAGGTATGGCATCAGTCCACGTGTTCACATAAAATATCAACCCAACGTTGATGACTTAGGAAGTGCAGATTCAGCGAGAATAAACATGGAATATTACAACGTTAGAGACCCTGTTTTCGCGGTGCAAGGTGACAACATCTTTGATGTGAATGTGAAAGAGCTTGTAGAATTTCACAGAAAAAAAGGCGCAACTATGACGATAGCATTGCGGGAGGTTGCTGATGTTGAAGGCTACGGAATAGCTGACATAAACAAAGACATGAAAATCTCAAGATTCGTTGAAAAGCCAACACCTAAAGAAGCCCCATCAAACCTTGCCAACACGGGTTTATACATGGTCTCTCCAGAAATAAAGAAAATCTTCAAAGAAAAAGGAGTAAAACAAATAATCAAAGAAAAAAATCGCCTAGATTTTGGTTTTGACTTTATTCCATACCTCATAAAAACTGGAAGACCAGTGTACGGGTACACTTTGAAGGGAAGCTGGTATGATGTCGGCAGTCCAAAACGCTATTTGGAAGCAATGCAAGACATGCTCAATGGACGCTTCTCGTCCTTAAAGGATTTTGGAGGAAGAATAGGCGAAGAAACAAGAGTGTGGGTTCAAGGAGAAAGCTCTGAATCGCAGAAGAGAAGACAAGAAATTATAAGGAAGATTAAACAGGGAAGGATAGAAATTGAGGGTGCCGTTCTGATTGGGCGGCACTGTGAAATAAGCGATGGTGTGCGACTGGTGAATTCATGCATTGACAATTATACGAAGATAGGAAAGAATGCTGTAATAGAGAATTCGGCAATTCTAGACAGGGTCATAATCGAAGAGAAAGCGGAGATAAAGGACAGCATTGTAGGAAGACACGTGACTGTTTTATCAAGTCCGAGGAAACAGACAACGATAGAGGGAGTATCAGTTGTTGCGGATGATGTCACAATAGCAGAAGGATGCAAACTAACAGCAACAAAAGTCTACCCTCACCAATATGTAAGAGGAGAATTCAACAATCAAACATTAATGCCAGGTTAA
- a CDS encoding thioredoxin family protein, translating to MDIELAEIRKRTVSVNEYLNSLKEPFREKFFARKQTYKLNQEAITQLKKFADKFVVIAFSAEWCKDCAANIPVLALISEATGLEVRVFGGLMKDPLSHIRKWRIPPSPPEVETFRVDKIPLIILFSKEGKEVGKIIENPQKPTLEEELLTVISEKHP from the coding sequence ATGGACATCGAATTAGCTGAAATCAGAAAGAGAACAGTTTCAGTAAACGAATATTTAAATAGTTTAAAAGAACCATTCCGCGAAAAATTCTTCGCCAGAAAACAAACTTACAAGTTAAATCAAGAAGCGATAACCCAACTTAAAAAATTTGCAGACAAATTTGTGGTGATTGCTTTTTCAGCAGAATGGTGCAAAGACTGCGCCGCCAACATCCCAGTTCTAGCATTAATATCAGAGGCAACAGGATTGGAAGTCAGAGTCTTCGGTGGATTAATGAAAGACCCGTTAAGTCATATTAGAAAATGGAGAATCCCGCCATCGCCGCCTGAGGTAGAAACATTCAGAGTGGATAAGATTCCACTCATAATATTATTCTCTAAGGAAGGGAAAGAAGTCGGAAAAATAATTGAAAACCCGCAGAAACCAACCCTTGAAGAAGAATTACTGACAGTTATTTCAGAAAAACACCCATAA
- a CDS encoding 50S ribosomal protein L10 has product MPSQQVLQEKISEVEQITQLIKKHKVIGIASLQKVRAAQLQELKKKLSDKAYMKVIKNTLMKLAIENCKEKPELKKIEEYLNGSNVYLMTDLNPFKLALLLERGKVRTTAKAGDIAAFDVVVPAGNTGQPPGPIISQLNAVGLPTRIEAGSVWINKDTLVVRKGEVISERLASVLSKLGIKPVEAGLSMKVAYDDGLVITAEQLKIDVAGTKQTVEKSHMDAFALSIAVTYPTKENVVVLLQLAHQKAYALSINAAVPTKETIADLLRKAHAEMLSLGKKTNQPV; this is encoded by the coding sequence ATGCCATCCCAACAAGTTTTGCAGGAAAAAATCAGCGAGGTTGAACAGATAACTCAGCTAATAAAGAAACATAAAGTCATTGGAATCGCCAGTTTGCAGAAAGTTAGGGCTGCCCAACTACAAGAGTTAAAGAAGAAATTATCAGACAAAGCATACATGAAAGTTATAAAAAACACGTTAATGAAATTGGCTATTGAAAACTGCAAGGAAAAGCCAGAGCTGAAAAAAATCGAAGAATACTTAAATGGGTCCAACGTCTATCTAATGACCGACCTTAACCCGTTTAAGCTCGCTTTACTTCTCGAAAGAGGAAAAGTACGAACAACGGCAAAGGCTGGTGACATAGCTGCTTTTGACGTTGTAGTTCCCGCAGGAAACACTGGACAACCGCCAGGTCCAATAATTAGCCAGTTGAACGCGGTGGGTTTGCCAACAAGAATTGAAGCAGGTAGCGTTTGGATAAACAAAGATACATTGGTCGTTAGAAAAGGTGAAGTAATCTCTGAAAGACTTGCTAGTGTTTTGTCGAAGCTTGGAATAAAACCCGTGGAAGCTGGGCTTTCAATGAAAGTGGCGTATGATGATGGCTTAGTGATAACTGCTGAACAACTCAAAATAGATGTGGCTGGGACTAAACAAACCGTTGAAAAATCTCACATGGACGCCTTTGCATTATCGATAGCTGTAACTTATCCGACGAAAGAAAACGTTGTAGTGCTTTTGCAATTGGCGCATCAGAAAGCCTATGCACTTTCAATAAATGCTGCTGTCCCAACCAAAGAAACGATTGCAGATTTACTTCGAAAAGCACATGCTGAAATGTTAAGTCTAGGAAAAAAGACTAACCAACCAGTTTAG
- a CDS encoding bifunctional phosphoglucose/phosphomannose isomerase yields the protein MPKTAILDSLEEIKRIDKSDMLSFCVDAPKHCSEAARLAETIHISYPKPNSIIVAGMGGSAIGGELLKDWTRDKLTVPIEVCREYSLPEYANKSTLVFVVSYSGETEESLSVFLDSVKRGCMSVCISSGGTLQEFAEKLGIPHLHVPSGMAPRATLPYLFLPLCILMEKIGLIKDAKPEISETISVLKQISGSNASTIPLNDNFSKKLALNIRGTVPVVYGFGIYRAVAQRLKQQFNENSKVPAKWEFFPELNHNEIVGWERAEKLAKCFSVLFIRDNDESEAMRQRIETTKELISKELLKVFEIRGQGRGNLAKMLSTVVFGDFVSVYLAVLRGVDPTPVKTIAFLKERMKHVGVKEKVVRELQKIVRH from the coding sequence TTGCCAAAAACAGCCATTCTGGATAGTCTTGAGGAAATTAAACGGATTGATAAGAGCGATATGCTCTCTTTCTGCGTTGATGCTCCTAAACATTGCAGTGAAGCCGCAAGGTTAGCTGAAACGATTCATATCAGTTATCCAAAGCCTAACTCAATAATTGTTGCGGGCATGGGTGGGTCAGCTATCGGCGGCGAGCTTTTAAAAGATTGGACACGAGACAAATTGACCGTTCCAATAGAAGTTTGTCGGGAATACTCTTTACCTGAGTATGCAAACAAGAGCACTCTGGTTTTTGTTGTGAGCTATTCTGGCGAAACTGAGGAGTCACTAAGCGTATTTTTAGATTCGGTGAAACGAGGATGTATGAGTGTTTGCATAAGTTCTGGAGGAACGTTGCAAGAATTTGCCGAAAAATTAGGTATTCCGCATTTACATGTTCCTTCTGGAATGGCTCCACGCGCAACTCTTCCTTACCTTTTCCTACCTCTTTGCATTTTGATGGAGAAAATCGGTTTAATCAAAGATGCCAAGCCTGAAATTTCTGAAACCATTAGTGTTCTGAAGCAGATTAGCGGGTCAAACGCGTCTACGATTCCTTTAAATGATAATTTTTCTAAGAAGTTGGCATTAAACATCCGCGGCACTGTTCCGGTTGTTTATGGCTTTGGAATTTACCGTGCAGTTGCTCAACGTCTCAAGCAGCAGTTTAATGAAAACAGTAAGGTTCCGGCGAAATGGGAGTTTTTCCCTGAACTTAACCATAACGAGATTGTGGGTTGGGAAAGGGCAGAGAAACTTGCAAAGTGCTTCTCTGTATTATTCATTCGGGACAATGACGAGTCAGAAGCAATGCGGCAGAGAATTGAAACTACGAAGGAGCTGATAAGCAAAGAGTTATTGAAGGTTTTTGAAATTCGAGGTCAAGGTAGAGGAAACTTGGCGAAGATGTTGTCGACGGTTGTTTTTGGTGATTTTGTTAGTGTTTATTTGGCTGTTCTGCGTGGTGTCGACCCGACGCCGGTGAAAACTATAGCTTTTTTGAAGGAAAGGATGAAGCATGTTGGAGTGAAGGAGAAGGTGGTACGTGAACTGCAGAAAATTGTTAGGCATTAA
- a CDS encoding 50S ribosomal protein L1, which translates to MPLDQKTILDAVKEAKGKSEKRKFTQSVELILNLKDIDMKSPEGRIQELVELPHSPPEKPNKICVIASGELALKAKKANADLVIERSELEGLAGKKRDLRKIADGYDFFVAEAPLMPLVGKIFGPVLGPRGKMPVPVPPTADISSLLEKYRKTVIAKMRNQPILQCRVGTESMKEEELADNIQAVLRAVEGKLKKGMKNIKFVYIKTSMGKPVKIKP; encoded by the coding sequence ATGCCCCTAGACCAAAAAACTATCTTAGACGCAGTTAAAGAAGCAAAAGGAAAATCCGAAAAAAGAAAGTTTACCCAATCAGTAGAGCTCATTCTAAACCTTAAAGACATCGACATGAAATCTCCTGAAGGCAGAATTCAAGAACTCGTAGAATTGCCGCATTCACCGCCGGAAAAGCCAAACAAAATATGCGTAATAGCATCTGGCGAATTGGCTTTGAAGGCAAAAAAGGCAAACGCGGATTTAGTAATTGAAAGATCTGAACTTGAAGGCTTAGCTGGCAAAAAGCGTGACTTGCGTAAGATTGCCGATGGATACGACTTTTTTGTTGCTGAGGCTCCTTTGATGCCCTTAGTGGGCAAAATTTTTGGTCCAGTCTTGGGTCCTAGGGGTAAAATGCCAGTTCCAGTTCCTCCTACAGCAGACATATCAAGCTTGCTTGAAAAGTACCGTAAAACTGTCATTGCGAAGATGCGAAATCAGCCGATATTGCAGTGCCGTGTTGGAACGGAAAGCATGAAAGAAGAAGAGTTGGCCGATAATATCCAAGCAGTTTTGAGAGCAGTCGAAGGGAAACTTAAAAAAGGAATGAAAAACATCAAATTCGTCTACATAAAAACTTCCATGGGTAAGCCCGTGAAGATTAAACCGTGA
- a CDS encoding inositol-3-phosphate synthase, protein MPKIKVAIVGVGNCASALIQGIQYYSNCDKENQAIGLRHLFIRGYHPRDVQIVAAFDIDNRKVGKDLSEAIFAAPNNAPKITTVPNLNVTVNKGPVLDGIGEYTKNLIQISNQPETNIADALKENDAEIMLNLLPSGAAKASKWYAEQALKAGCAFVNATPAFIASDAAWAKRFEDAELQLAGDDLIDQVGATTLHKTLLKLLSMHGVRITQTYQLDVGGGTESLDTLERTRDVKRTVKTKSVETALPYKAEVVAGSTDYVDFLENRRDSYFWIKGLYFCNTPMQIDLKLSTVDAPNAGSVLLDVIRTMKIALDKKLKGTILPICAYAFKHPPQIIPLETAEKMFMDFIMEKQT, encoded by the coding sequence ATGCCAAAAATAAAAGTTGCCATCGTCGGTGTTGGAAACTGCGCATCCGCTCTAATTCAAGGCATACAATACTACAGCAATTGCGATAAAGAAAACCAAGCCATTGGACTACGCCACTTATTTATAAGGGGCTACCACCCAAGAGACGTACAAATTGTCGCAGCCTTCGACATCGACAACAGAAAAGTCGGCAAAGACCTTTCAGAAGCAATTTTTGCAGCACCAAACAACGCCCCAAAAATAACCACTGTACCAAACTTGAACGTTACTGTAAACAAAGGTCCCGTATTAGATGGCATCGGCGAATACACAAAAAACCTCATCCAAATCAGCAACCAACCAGAAACAAACATCGCAGACGCATTGAAAGAAAACGACGCAGAAATCATGCTAAATCTGCTTCCAAGCGGTGCAGCAAAAGCCTCAAAATGGTATGCTGAACAAGCCTTAAAGGCAGGCTGCGCGTTCGTAAATGCTACACCAGCTTTTATCGCAAGCGACGCAGCATGGGCTAAACGCTTTGAAGACGCAGAACTGCAACTTGCAGGCGACGATTTAATTGACCAAGTAGGCGCAACCACACTACACAAAACATTACTGAAACTCCTTTCAATGCATGGCGTTCGCATAACCCAAACATACCAGCTAGATGTCGGCGGAGGAACAGAATCCTTAGACACGCTTGAAAGAACAAGAGACGTAAAACGCACCGTCAAAACAAAATCTGTAGAAACCGCTTTGCCATACAAGGCTGAAGTGGTTGCAGGCTCAACAGATTACGTTGACTTTTTAGAGAACAGACGAGACAGTTACTTCTGGATAAAAGGCTTATACTTCTGCAACACCCCAATGCAAATAGACTTGAAACTTTCGACAGTAGACGCGCCAAACGCGGGTTCTGTATTGTTAGATGTAATAAGAACCATGAAGATAGCGCTGGACAAAAAGCTAAAAGGAACCATATTGCCAATCTGCGCCTACGCGTTTAAACATCCACCACAAATTATACCGCTGGAAACTGCAGAGAAAATGTTCATGGACTTCATCATGGAAAAACAAACTTAA